TTAAGGTAAAAAACTACAGAATTAAAGGACTAAGATAAAGGCAGACATTGAGCAAACAAATACCTGGTTCGTTGAAGCTTGTCCATGTACCCGTTGGGGCCTGGTATTGAGATCAATCATTTGGTTTTCCATCTTGCCATCACCATCAATGTTGTTGTCCAGCACTGGAATAGGAGAGACCCTGTGATTCTGCTGATTCTCTCTCGTCGTGAGCCTAAGTGGCTGACTCTGCTCCTTTCTTGTTTCATTTGGATCAAACGGTTGCAACCCTAGTTGCTCCAAACGGCTGGGTTTATCCCCTGGAAACTAGAAGGAATAAAAGGCAACTATTCAGGTGGCCTATAGAAAGCACAAACCTGAACCAGTACTTGCTTGTACAGAGACACAAACCTCAACTCTCTGCCTGAGTAGGAGATATCTCCCATGGGTTCTTTTACCACCAACATGTACAATCATATCGCATTGTAGACAAAGGGAACTGCCGTCTATCTCACAGTAAAAGAAAGCTATACACATGTTCCCGGAAAGAAACATATTTCAAAGCCTCGTACAAAAGTTCAAAGTGCAAATTCTCgtaaattaaaaatgtaaaacctAAAAAATAGCATACCTGGTGCGTTTTCACATATGTCACAGTGTGGGACAGCAGAGGGGTCAGCAAGCCCAACCCTTACATGTCTACTAGCAAGCTTGTTACACAGATGTACCTACAAGTCCAGAATAACGAAAACTATGTAATGCTAATATCATTATTTGATTTAAAGGCCAGTGAGAGCAGACAAAATTGGAATTTACATAAGCATGACCACTCTCTCATCAACACAACTCCAGTCCATGTAAATGGCAACATGACTTaaagaattttaatttatcGACATATGATCTAAAAGACAATAGCCATAGAGAAGGTACCCTCATATACCTGCTACAGGCTTTTAATTAGTTGACTGCAGTTTGTCACGCTTTAAAGAATCCACTCAATTTCAATGAAAAAGTGCCTTATCCAAAGCCGCCACTGAAATCTCAGTGCCCATTTTTAGATCAAAGTTCAAAATTCATCATTCATGCCAATTGTTTAAGTTAACAATTCTCTCTACTTAAATATGCAAGCATTGGAAGTTTTCAAGCGATAGCATGCCAATCACTAACCATAGCCAAGAAGAGTACGTTGAGTGGGAAAAATTATCTCAAGACACTCAGCAACACCCATCACTCATCAGCAACCAGATAACAGTGGAATTCATCTGGTCTCATGGTTATGTTTAACAAAGATAATTATTACACCaacatgaaaaaaagaagaagaattcaaGCCAGAGATAGACCAAGAACAATATACTATTTGGGATGGGCAATTAGAACATTAAATTTCTACAATTGCATTGAAACCAGATGAATTACAGTAAGAAGGAGAACAACATAAGAACGCCATAGAATTTGATCCTCAACAGTTCTTTTAAACAAATGGCAAGCAACTTACAGCTCATCCACACCTCCAAATGCAAAATTAGCACTAACCCACAAGTAAATCGAGAAGTCCCTTGTGTCCTTTGTTTCCCtcaaaaaatgatgtatttgaaaattattattcggtaaaattcaatagtaatttatcacaaatcaaatgaattttaaaagtcacatcatctTTTTAGTTTATGGACACGAGGCAATTTCTAGCATTAATCCTAACCCACCTCCCAAAAAACCCAAAGACTCCATTTTTCATTACCCAACTCATCAAAAAACATGTAAGGCTCCAAATTTCCAATCACAAAGCAACTAAGTCGAATTACATGCATGCTAAAAATTCCTAATCAAAGCGATTCTTGAAGTCAATGTTTGAAagattaaaattgaaataaaaaataaaaactacctTTTCATCGCAGGCACGGCAAAGAGCGGCCTCGTCGGCTGCGCAGAAGAGGATGGCAGCGGCTTTCTCGCACACATCGCAAAGAGTTCGCATTTTCTGTGACCTATAACTCTGTTCCTTGTCATTCCTCCTCTCTAAGCTTCAATGCCATCCTTTCtcttttactttgtttttgtttcttgacCGACAAAAACTGGTCAAAATCAAGAACTCATAATCAATCAGACAGAGATAGAAAAGGAACAACAATCAGACGAAAAGAGAGACTGTTCTTGCATTGGAAGAGTAAATGAACTAATTAAGTAAATGGGATGTTCCACTTCAAACGGTAAGGATCCAGGAAGCAGCAATTATAGTGGAGACAGATCGTGCGTTAATAGTTTGTGTATAGATTGTAAGTACTCGCTCTAAGAGCTCGACACCTGCCTAAAACTCACTCTGCTTATGTACTTCGTTTAGGTTGTTTATTAAGACTTCTTCATTCACCCACTTTTGTCACCCAAATTGTCATCAGGTGCAATTTGTTGTCCGAATTCTGCCACCATTTCATTTGGCAActaattttctctttattttcacttctgttgaaaaaaaaaattaattaattaatttcttttcaaaattattaccgaataattttatttacttttttctcacaaaaaaaattgaatattatttcatatttatatcTTATCAATCGCTTCTTTTTACTATTAAACCAAAAAACTCACAATAAGACACTTTATCAAAGACACCCAGGGGGGGACACTGCAATTTAAATAGCGAATTGCATTTGATCCAAATCTATGTCTTGAATTATGTATGTCTAAAGTaaggcttcgtttgtttcgatgtcTGGCTTTTACGGAAAATCAACGACCGCAGCAATGACGGTGACGGTGACGATAATGGCCGATGGTTTCAATAACTTTTGGTAAACACTGATGGTGTCACTGGTGACTTCTGACTATCTCTTGTGACGAGTctgacaacaacaaaaaatgaacTGCAAAAATGGGTGTGTTGTAAAAAAAGACGTAAAATTATCTCTTACGGTCTTGATGATCAGTACAAAATTTTGTGTTGCATAACTACATTTGTGTGAATCATGTAAATTTCAGTCACTTTGCATTCAATCCAAATCAATATGTACACATGATAAACGTTAGGTGGGTTCCAGGTCAGGTGATGACTGTCGACTGATGCGGCAGTTTACTTGTCATTGACGATGTTTTCCTGTTTTCTAATGTTTCGGAACCGAGATTCAAGACTTCCGGTCATCAAGGACTTCCTGTGACCCGTCCAAGTTCCAACCCCCGGTCCCCTGCCAAAGGTCGTtcctttagatttatttttgaaagggATAATTACATTGTTACTTTACGtgatatgtcataattatttttcattctttatagtttaaaaagttcataaaaggtccttgtggttaacaataattacaaattgatccctacagtcaaattccgttaaaaattttaacagatttcgtcaaatgccacatcattgcgacacgtgtccatcttaataaaaaaatataaatttattaaaaaataaataaatatacttattttttttaaaaaaaaaaaaaaagaacaaaaagaaaaaagggggcaAGGGATGGCATGAAGATCTACTACTAGGGGTGGCCTGATGGCCACCCGGCCACCCTCATTtgccccctctttttttttttttttttttttaaataagtttatttatttattttttattaagatagacacgtgtcaccatcttattggcgacatgtggcgctgatgtggcatttgacggaatctgttaaaatttttaacggaatttgactgtagggatctatttgtaattattactaaTCACAATGacttcccatgaactttttaaaccatagggagtgaaaaataattatgacataccacatggaccaacggtgcaattaaccatttttcaaataaaaaacagtgATCTAATTTTAATTACTTTCCAAATAtacttttggttttttaattatttatcaaCCTTAAATTTACTTTTAAGAGGTGTTTGATATCCACATAGGCAAAAATTGTAAAAGGTCATGTCCTTACATTCAAAAGATGTCTTAAGAGAGAAAGGAGGGGTATTCATGGTTTATAAAGTGCCCCAATCATGTATATCTTGGCGATATGGGACAATTTAATATGCCTCAATCGGGAGGGAAATGCCCATCATCATTCAAGGaacctgctctaataccatgtaaaagtctatTGAACCTTATTCTTCTACAAAATGTACTTTAATGAAAGATGTTTGCTCAAGAATAATGAAGCCCACAACTCAaatataccttggcaatgtaaAATTCTTAACAAAAACTAGTCAGCAACAATTGAACAAGTAGAAAATGTTAGgtgaattaaaaaaagtttggaTAAAGTCGGATCCAAACGTTGGCCAAGGTAAGTGTCCCTATAACAAGAGGAGCGttaacataattaattaaataattaaatttcatGAATCCAATAGACCATATAGACCATCCCGTGGGTGGTGAAGGGAGAGCCCAAAttggtaggaaaaaaaaaaaaaaatgacaaccCCTCCTAGTTATCCTGCATTTGGAAGGATAAGTaggaaatttttaatttagttccTTAATTATTGATTGAGCCAACATCCttcttaatattttgaaaatacttttatattatttcatgttttattttgttgctaTTAGACCATTAATgattaaatcattacttatctcaaaagtttaagctaatatatgaaatgttttatttaaatgagaaatattaaaTGACGGAGACAATGTTTAAACTCGTCATATTTGTTGCTTTAATATCATGTAAAATCACTAcatatcttaaaagtttaagctgatacgaaatagttgatttaatcatttagtttaTAATAATGTGagagacattttttttatcctttttattttttattgttgattCTGAATATTAGAAGTTTAGAACAAAGTAATGCTTAGAAAATCAGAATAGATGACAATAAGTGATATAATTGTAGCTCACTTAAAGTTGTTGGTGACATAACGTGTCATAGCAGATGCAATTTTACCTAATTTTATGGTAAGATAAAGAAATGATAACTTTaaagcaattttaaaatattaagcaTAAATTCATTGCACGTACGAAACTCCCATTCAATGAATATATTATCTAACAGCTTCTACAGAGTCCATTTGTCCGAACAGATTTTGAACAGTCTGTCAACGTGATCGAGCAGGTAGGCCCTCTCATATTTAGTGCTCAAATTACTAAGGATTTGGATTCACAACTAGCAATATAGGCATGCCCTCTCATTTTACTATCCGGTCACGGGTAGTTTATCATACATATTATAATTTACTTGGATAAGGTCTCACGTGGGGCTCTCTCACTATTAACTGCGTAAATTATGCTGTGAGTCTATCATATAGCTAAcaacttttaaataaaaaattattgacaaTCGGGATACTAAAATATTAGACATCGTGGGGATAATAAACCCAAAAGTAATGAAACACAATTAGAAACAAAAGGGTTGGTCGAGGGATGAGGGATTCCAGAAGTAGTAGTCGGCAGTGGGGTACGCCTCTAGCACACCCACAAATGAGCAAATGCCAAAAGAAGCAGGTTGTGATAGAAAAAGTCACGGATTTTGGTGGCAATCCCACTTATCCAAAGCCACAAGATTCAAAGCTAATTACGTGTAATGAAAGCTACATTCAGCCCATTCTCAGCCACCTCTTTCATTTTAATGTCTGCCATGGCCTACCTTTGCTTTTGAGGCTGCTTTTTTCTTGTGGCCTTGATGCGCCAGAAGCTTCCTACTTGCAAGACTGGGAAATTTTGGATCCTGATCTCTAACAAttagtgtctttttttttttattattattattatatagatCTAACAATTAGTGTCTTAGTTGTTCCGGATTGTTCGCAATTTAAAGAGTTAATCATGAGAGGATTTCTTATGGGATTCATCTATCGATCCCAACAAATTACGAATTGCCTGCCCGCCTAGCCAGACAATTGCATTGGATCCCAAttgaaaaatttacaaaaaaagtGTCACATCTTGCCAAGATCatcttgaaatgaaaatgaagatataatattagattttatagGTTTAAGAGCATCACAAATGAGCTGTCTAAAGTTTAGGTAAATTTTAGCTAAAGAGTcggtttttgttattttagctaacTACTTTTCACAAGCACCAAATATCAAgctctccaaatattttttttactttaactaaatatttttcttttttattaattgtagCTGGTTGAAACTAACTGCTAAGGAGGGTGATATTTTGCAAAACATTTTAGAAATCCAATCAGATAAACACCCAgaaaaataaacccaaaattaaaccaaattgcaaagAGATCTcagctaaaaattaaaaacccagaACACTCTGATCTCCA
The sequence above is drawn from the Alnus glutinosa chromosome 11, dhAlnGlut1.1, whole genome shotgun sequence genome and encodes:
- the LOC133882869 gene encoding B-box zinc finger protein 19 isoform X2, with product MRTLCDVCEKAAAILFCAADEAALCRACDEKVHLCNKLASRHVRVGLADPSAVPHCDICENAPAFFYCEIDGSSLCLQCDMIVHVGGKRTHGRYLLLRQRVEFPGDKPSRLEQLGLQPFDPNETRKEQSQPLRLTTRENQQNHRVSPIPVLDNNIDGDGKMENQMIDLNTRPQRVHGQASTNQGMDVPNGTDHESESVVPVGSFEREPKK
- the LOC133882869 gene encoding B-box zinc finger protein 19 isoform X1, with protein sequence MRTLCDVCEKAAAILFCAADEAALCRACDEKVHLCNKLASRHVRVGLADPSAVPHCDICENAPAFFYCEIDGSSLCLQCDMIVHVGGKRTHGRYLLLRQRVEFPGDKPSRLEQLGLQPFDPNETRKEQSQPLRLTTRENQQNHRVSPIPVLDNNIDGDGKMENQMIDLNTRPQRVHGQASTNQEQGMDVPNGTDHESESVVPVGSFEREPKK